In Vespula pensylvanica isolate Volc-1 chromosome 16, ASM1446617v1, whole genome shotgun sequence, the following proteins share a genomic window:
- the LOC122634899 gene encoding protein polybromo-1 isoform X6 — MNKRRRTSSVASRGTEDDGEDLPPEPTKRRKKLDPSDLCQQLYDVLRNQKKEDGTLLCDAFIRVPKRRQEPGYYEVVSNPIDLLKVQQKLKTDEYRDMDDLAADIQLMVNNAKAFYMRTSPEYKDATELWELCINTKNRIMEEYEDPEPKGKLILKVGRLARKATLKQDDAEDTSESSTNPDEETMQQFEDLFAAVMTATDPTDNNRPLHTMFQLKPSKKLYPEYYDVIETPVDLKTVARKIQEGAYSAIGDMEKDLMLMCRNACHFNEPGSQIYKDAKLLKKIITTAAKRQDSGLGNNSIKIASTAPSTRSKRGSRTMAQSLIAQTALLPDEDEESDDEEEESAETEEADNPQWQLFQTIRTAPNNQGVRMSEYFWKLPSKRLYPDYYKMIKNPISLLQIRTKIKKGEYGTVSEVAGDMNIMFENAKKYNIHTSRLYKCAVKLQKIMQEKVQELLEFDQVNERYYKDSDSDSESENSSQQPKLIKRASNLLTRGKYKDNIPLKKRLYALVKCVIEYVCEDGRQPMLMFMEKPSKKLYPDYYQVIAEPIDMLAIEANIKAEKYQNENELIQDFKLMFNNCRQYNEEGSLIYEDANTLEKVLMDKVKELGPLPEPIKPKSTASTPTRNVGRPKKVVPLHLQKLRTMYDTIKDYHDAKGRQLSLIFMKLPNKNEYPDYYEVIKQPMNMEKIASTLKNNGYDNLDELVSDFILMFDNACKYNEPDSQIYKDALILQRLVLQTKLQLSEDEESVPDVSAAIQEILATIFTALYNHQDEEGRCYSDSMAELPEHDIIEGKKIRGLSLDLIKRRLDRGVYKRLDRFQEDVFICLERARRLSRTDSQPFEDSVELQAFFLRTRDEITRGGDLLHSPALNYTLLDLSAQVAELKRVKHQQELTMPNEDESCDGNETKDSETNTNTEGNHNDGGGSMSFNQEVYRAGDFAYIEPTERGMEYSVVLIERLWTNTEGQQMLYGNLFYRPSETYHVASRKFLDKELFKSDAHVAVPLIKVAGRCCVLSVKDYFRMQPEGFLEKDVYVCESRYSTKARAFKKIKVWNFDPDHLKLIPREKPLEPKRVISVYKERLEKHKEEIAELEEGEKLTEKERPNVILYNSDDTENTYYEQYNTCAGSVKTGDFVYVATDGGRQQIAQIDAIWATKDGKCYFKGPWLLMPGEVPHAPTKLFYKQELFLSTVDGTHPIVAIVGKCAVLDYGEYICSRPTEIPEDDIYICESLYDESKNLMKKLNQEGLKKFNHSATVTEDEIYFFRRPINPAKVPGDVAQTQNQVKSVTPSSAQFEMKTAGKKLVTGYILYSSKMRTQITQNNPESSFGEISRIVGNEWRKLPAGEKQAWEERAIKMNEDGGQLKGTSISVGTNALQDVVYECCWDNCDWQFEDMTDCIDHCIAEQNGHVQSSFTNAAPDVDFQCQWRGCGRTKKSVPPFPSVQRLARHVKEVHILKANGRIIPPSERSKNYMASKGPTILPPMETETSAAATQTSNIPAIKQPEPIFVAVPPRPSRVLHSDAYLRYIEGLNVENRYISNWDKQMNATPENTQIPDITKLPAEWLGNGVGNHGNVVNALWTLRNMMMRDVLAINKTL, encoded by the exons ATGAATAAGCGTCGTAGAACTTCATCTGTTGCAAGTCGTGGCACAGAAGATGATGGAGAAGATTTACCGCCTGAACCAACAAAAAGGCGAAAAAAATTAGATCCT agTGATTTGTGCCAACAATTGTATGACGTTCTTCgtaatcaaaagaaagaagatggaacGTTATTATGTGATGCATTTATACGTGTGCCTAAACGTAGACAAGAACCAGGTTATTATGAAGTAGTATCAAATCCAATAGATCTCCTGAAAGttcaacaaaaattaaaaactgaCGAATATCGTGATATGGACGATTTGGCTGCAGATATTCAACTCATGGTCAACAATGCCAAAGCTTTTTATATG cgTACATCTCCAGAGTACAAAGATGCCACTGAACTCTGGGAACTATGTATAAACACCAAAAATCGTATTATGGAAGAATATGAGGATCCAGAGCCTAAAGGGAAACTAATTTTAAAAGTTGGAAGATTG GCACGTAAAGCTACCTTAAAGCAAGACGACGCAGAAGATACTTCTGAAAGTTCTACAAATCCTGATGAAGAAACTATGCAACAATTTGAAGATTTATTTGCAGCAGTTATGACAGCTACAGATCCTACCGACAATAACAGGCCATTACATACAATGTTCCAATTAAAACCGTCTAAAAAG ttgTATCCAGAATATTACGATGTAATCGAAACACCAGTGGATTTAAAAACTGTTGcaagaaaaattcaagaagGTGCATATAGTGCAATTGGAGATATGGAAAAGGATTTAATGCTAATGTGCAGAAATGCGTGTCACTTTAATGAGCCTGGTTCGCAAATTTATAAGGATGCTAagcttttaaagaaaattattacaacaGCTGCAAAAAGACAAGATTCTGGATTAGGAAATAACAGTATAAAAATTGCAAGCACGGCACCTTCAACGCGAAGTAAAAGAGGAAGTCGTACGATGGCACAGTCATTGATAGCACAAACAGCATTATTGccagatgaagatgaagaaagtgatgatgaagaagaggaatctGCAGAAACAGAAGAAGCAGATAATCCACAATGGCAACTATTTCAAACTATTAGAACAGCTCCTAATAATCAag GTGTTCGAATGAGTGAATATTTTTGGAAATTACCATCGAAACGATTATATCCTGATTATTATAAGATGATTAAAAATCCTATATCTCTACTACAAATTCGTACAAAAATAAAG AAAGGCGAATATGGTACTGTAAGTGAAGTTGCTGGTGATATGAACATTATGTTTGAAAATgctaagaaatataatattcatactTCTAGATTATACAAG TGTGctgtaaaattacaaaaaataatgcaaGAAAAAGTACAAGAATTATTAGAGTTTGATCAggtaaatgaaagatattataaG GATTCGGATTCAGATAGCGAATCTGAAAACAGTTCGCAACAGCCAAAGCTTATTAAACGAGCATCTAATCTTTTAACTCGgggaaaatataaagataatataccATTGAAAAAGCGTTTATATGCTTTAGTTAAATGTGTCATAGAATACGTT TGTGAAGATGGTCGACAACCAATGTTAATGTTTATGGAAAAACcttcgaaaaaattatatccagATTATTATCAAGTAATAGCAGAGCCTATAGATATGTTAGCCATTGAGGCAAATATAAAAGCAGAAAagtatcaaaatgaaaatgaattgaTTCAAGATTTTAAg ttaatgtttaataattgcCGTCAGTATAATGAAGAAGGTTCTTTAATATACGAGGATGCAAATACAttagaaaaagttttaatggATAAGGTAAAAGAGTTAGGTCCTTTACCTGAACCAATTAAACCTAAATCAACAGCTTCTACGCCTACTAGGAACGTCGG GAGACCAAAGAAGGTAGTACCGttacatttacaaaaattacgaACTATGTATGACACTATAAAAGATTACCATGATGCGAAAGGAAGACAATTGtctcttatttttatgaaactgccaaataaaaatgaataccCAGATTATTATGAAGTTATTAAACAACCAATGAACATGGAAAAAATAGCAtcaactttaaaaaataatggataTGACAATCTGGATGAATTGGTGtcagattttatattaatgtttGATAATGCTTGCAAATACAATGAACCTGATTCTCAAATATATAAG gATGCTTTAATTCTTCAACGACTAGTATTACAAACTAAATTACAATTGagcgaagatgaagaaagtgTACCAGACGTATCGGCGGCAATTCAAGAAATATTAGCTACAATATTTACGGCTCTTTATAATCATCAAGATGAAGAAGGAAGGTGTTATTCGGATTCTATGGCCGAACTTCCAGAACATGATATTATAGAGGGAAAGAA AATACGTGGTTTATCAttggatttaattaaaagaagattagATAGAGGCGTTTATAAAAGATTAGATCGATTTCAAGAAGATGTATTCATATGTTTAGAGCGAGCACGAAGACTCTCACGTACAGATTCTCAACCTTTTGAGGATAGCGTGGAATTGCAAGCATTTTTTCTACGCACACGTGATGAAATAACACGTGGAGGAGATTTGTTACATTCCCCTGCATTAAACTATACACTTCTTGATCTTTCTGCGCAAGTAGCAGAATTGAAACGTGTGAAACACCAACAAGAATTAACTATGCCTAATGAAGATGAAAGTTGTGACGGGAATGAAACTAAA gATTCTGAAACAAATACCAATACAGAGGGTAATCATAATGATGGTGGAGGATCTATGAGTTTCAATCAAGAAGTATACAGAGCTGGTGATTTTGCTTATATAGAACCAACTGAAAGAGGCATGGAATATAGCGTGGTATTAATAGAACGTCTTTGGACCAATACAGAAGGACAACAAATGTTGTATGGAAATTTATTCTACAGGCCAAGTGAAACTTACCATGTTGCATCTAGAAAATTTCttgataaagaattatttaaaagcgATGCTCATGTTGCAGTACCATTAATTAAAGTTGCAGGCAGATGTTGCGTTTTAAGtgtaaaagattattttagaATGCAGCCAGAAGGATTTTTGGAAAAGGACGTATACGTATGCGAATCTAGATATTCTACAAAAGCAAgagcttttaaaaaaattaaagtatgGAATTTTGATCCAGATCATTTAAAGTTAATTCCGCGAGAAAAACCTTTAGAACCGAAACGTGTTATTTCCGtgtataaagaaagattagaaaaacataaagaagaaattgctGAAttagaagagggagagaaattaacagaaaaagaaaggccT AATGTGATATTATACAATTCAGATGATACTGAAAATACATACTATGAACAATATAATACGTGTGCCGGATCTGTGAAAACTGGAGATTTTGTTTATGTAGCAACAGATGGTGGCAGACAACAAATAGCTCAAATTGATGCAATTTGGGCAACGAAAGA tggaaaatgttattttaaagGTCCTTGGTTATTAATGCCAGGAGAAGTTCCACATGCGCCtactaaattattttataagcaaGAATTATTCCTATCTACAGTCGATGGTACCCACCCTATTGTTGCAATTGTTGGAAAATGTGCCGTCCTCGATTATGGAGAATATATATgca gtCGACCAACAGAAATTCCAgaagatgatatatatatttgtgaatcTCTTTAtgatgaaagtaaaaatttaatgaaaaaattaaatcaagaaggattaaaaaaatttaatcatagTGCTACCGTTACAgaagatgaaatttatttcttccggAGACCAATTAATCCTGCTAAA GTTCCGGGTGACGTGGCTCAGACGCAAAATCAAGTCAAGTCCGTCACGCCCAGTTCAGCTCAGTTTGAAATG AAAACGGCGGGTAAGAAATTAGTTACGggctatattttatattcgagtAAAATGCGAACGCAGATTACGCAAAACAATCCCGAATCATCCTTTGGAGAGATTAGCAGAATTGTTGGCAATGAG TGGAGAAAATTACCAGCAGGAGAGAAACAAGCTTGGGAAGAAAGAGCTATTAAAATGAACGAAGATGGAGGACAGTTAAAAGGAACATCTATTTCAGTTGGAACAAATGCTTTACAAGATGTAGTGTATGAATGTTGTTGGGACAATTGTGATTGGCAATTTGAAGATATGACTGATTGTATTGATCATTGTATTGCTGAACAAAATGGACATGTACAATCATCTTTTACAAATGCTGCTCCTG ATGTTGATTTTCAATGTCAATGGCGTGGTTGTGGTCGTACTAAAAAATCTGTACCACCATTTCCGAGTGTACAGAGACTTGCAAGACATGTTAAAGAGGTGCATATTCTTAAAGCAAATGGACGTATCATCCCACCGTCTGAAAGGAGCAA AAACTACATGGCTTCGAAAGGCCCTACGATACTCCCACCAATGGAAACAG AAACATCAGCTGCAGCAACACAAACCAGTAATATACCAGCTATTAAACAGCCTGAACCAATATTTGTTGCTGTGCCTCCAAGACCGAGTAGAGTATTACATTCGGATGCATATTTACG GTATATCGAAGGATTAAATGTAGAAAACCGGTACATATCAAATTGGGATAAACAAATGAATGCTACTCCTGAAAATACCCAAATTCctgatataacaaaattaccTGCTGAATGGTTGGGCAATGGTGTGGGCAACCATGGAAATGTGGTGAATGCCTTATGGACACTCAGAAATATGATGATGCGGGATGTGTTAGCTATCAATAAAACTTTATAG
- the LOC122634899 gene encoding protein polybromo-1 isoform X5, with product MNKRRRTSSVASRGTEDDGEDLPPEPTKRRKKLDPSDLCQQLYDVLRNQKKEDGTLLCDAFIRVPKRRQEPGYYEVVSNPIDLLKVQQKLKTDEYRDMDDLAADIQLMVNNAKAFYMRTSPEYKDATELWELCINTKNRIMEEYEDPEPKGKLILKVGRLARKATLKQDDAEDTSESSTNPDEETMQQFEDLFAAVMTATDPTDNNRPLHTMFQLKPSKKLYPEYYDVIETPVDLKTVARKIQEGAYSAIGDMEKDLMLMCRNACHFNEPGSQIYKDAKLLKKIITTAAKRQDSGLGNNSIKIASTAPSTRSKRGSRTMAQSLIAQTALLPDEDEESDDEEEESAETEEADNPQWQLFQTIRTAPNNQGVRMSEYFWKLPSKRLYPDYYKMIKNPISLLQIRTKIKKGEYGTVSEVAGDMNIMFENAKKYNIHTSRLYKCAVKLQKIMQEKVQELLEFDQVNERYYKDSDSDSESENSSQQPKLIKRASNLLTRGKYKDNIPLKKRLYALVKCVIEYVCEDGRQPMLMFMEKPSKKLYPDYYQVIAEPIDMLAIEANIKAEKYQNENELIQDFKLMFNNCRQYNEEGSLIYEDANTLEKVLMDKVKELGPLPEPIKPKSTASTPTRNVGRPKKVVPLHLQKLRTMYDTIKDYHDAKGRQLSLIFMKLPNKNEYPDYYEVIKQPMNMEKIASTLKNNGYDNLDELVSDFILMFDNACKYNEPDSQIYKDALILQRLVLQTKLQLSEDEESVPDVSAAIQEILATIFTALYNHQDEEGRCYSDSMAELPEHDIIEGKKIRGLSLDLIKRRLDRGVYKRLDRFQEDVFICLERARRLSRTDSQPFEDSVELQAFFLRTRDEITRGGDLLHSPALNYTLLDLSAQVAELKRVKHQQELTMPNEDESCDGNETKDSETNTNTEGNHNDGGGSMSFNQEVYRAGDFAYIEPTERGMEYSVVLIERLWTNTEGQQMLYGNLFYRPSETYHVASRKFLDKELFKSDAHVAVPLIKVAGRCCVLSVKDYFRMQPEGFLEKDVYVCESRYSTKARAFKKIKVWNFDPDHLKLIPREKPLEPKRVISVYKERLEKHKEEIAELEEGEKLTEKERPNVILYNSDDTENTYYEQYNTCAGSVKTGDFVYVATDGGRQQIAQIDAIWATKDGKCYFKGPWLLMPGEVPHAPTKLFYKQELFLSTVDGTHPIVAIVGKCAVLDYGEYICSRPTEIPEDDIYICESLYDESKNLMKKLNQEGLKKFNHSATVTEDEIYFFRRPINPAKEASPLLPKLEPDVLGMGVGLGVGVGVGVGEDSMDAGGPPSVGSTEAQPVLSNTQTPVSSKKKTAGKKLVTGYILYSSKMRTQITQNNPESSFGEISRIVGNEWRKLPAGEKQAWEERAIKMNEDGGQLKGTSISVGTNALQDVVYECCWDNCDWQFEDMTDCIDHCIAEQNGHVQSSFTNAAPDVDFQCQWRGCGRTKKSVPPFPSVQRLARHVKEVHILKANGRIIPPSERSKNYMASKGPTILPPMETETSAAATQTSNIPAIKQPEPIFVAVPPRPSRVLHSDAYLRYIEGLNVENRYISNWDKQMNATPENTQIPDITKLPAEWLGNGVGNHGNVVNALWTLRNMMMRDVLAINKTL from the exons ATGAATAAGCGTCGTAGAACTTCATCTGTTGCAAGTCGTGGCACAGAAGATGATGGAGAAGATTTACCGCCTGAACCAACAAAAAGGCGAAAAAAATTAGATCCT agTGATTTGTGCCAACAATTGTATGACGTTCTTCgtaatcaaaagaaagaagatggaacGTTATTATGTGATGCATTTATACGTGTGCCTAAACGTAGACAAGAACCAGGTTATTATGAAGTAGTATCAAATCCAATAGATCTCCTGAAAGttcaacaaaaattaaaaactgaCGAATATCGTGATATGGACGATTTGGCTGCAGATATTCAACTCATGGTCAACAATGCCAAAGCTTTTTATATG cgTACATCTCCAGAGTACAAAGATGCCACTGAACTCTGGGAACTATGTATAAACACCAAAAATCGTATTATGGAAGAATATGAGGATCCAGAGCCTAAAGGGAAACTAATTTTAAAAGTTGGAAGATTG GCACGTAAAGCTACCTTAAAGCAAGACGACGCAGAAGATACTTCTGAAAGTTCTACAAATCCTGATGAAGAAACTATGCAACAATTTGAAGATTTATTTGCAGCAGTTATGACAGCTACAGATCCTACCGACAATAACAGGCCATTACATACAATGTTCCAATTAAAACCGTCTAAAAAG ttgTATCCAGAATATTACGATGTAATCGAAACACCAGTGGATTTAAAAACTGTTGcaagaaaaattcaagaagGTGCATATAGTGCAATTGGAGATATGGAAAAGGATTTAATGCTAATGTGCAGAAATGCGTGTCACTTTAATGAGCCTGGTTCGCAAATTTATAAGGATGCTAagcttttaaagaaaattattacaacaGCTGCAAAAAGACAAGATTCTGGATTAGGAAATAACAGTATAAAAATTGCAAGCACGGCACCTTCAACGCGAAGTAAAAGAGGAAGTCGTACGATGGCACAGTCATTGATAGCACAAACAGCATTATTGccagatgaagatgaagaaagtgatgatgaagaagaggaatctGCAGAAACAGAAGAAGCAGATAATCCACAATGGCAACTATTTCAAACTATTAGAACAGCTCCTAATAATCAag GTGTTCGAATGAGTGAATATTTTTGGAAATTACCATCGAAACGATTATATCCTGATTATTATAAGATGATTAAAAATCCTATATCTCTACTACAAATTCGTACAAAAATAAAG AAAGGCGAATATGGTACTGTAAGTGAAGTTGCTGGTGATATGAACATTATGTTTGAAAATgctaagaaatataatattcatactTCTAGATTATACAAG TGTGctgtaaaattacaaaaaataatgcaaGAAAAAGTACAAGAATTATTAGAGTTTGATCAggtaaatgaaagatattataaG GATTCGGATTCAGATAGCGAATCTGAAAACAGTTCGCAACAGCCAAAGCTTATTAAACGAGCATCTAATCTTTTAACTCGgggaaaatataaagataatataccATTGAAAAAGCGTTTATATGCTTTAGTTAAATGTGTCATAGAATACGTT TGTGAAGATGGTCGACAACCAATGTTAATGTTTATGGAAAAACcttcgaaaaaattatatccagATTATTATCAAGTAATAGCAGAGCCTATAGATATGTTAGCCATTGAGGCAAATATAAAAGCAGAAAagtatcaaaatgaaaatgaattgaTTCAAGATTTTAAg ttaatgtttaataattgcCGTCAGTATAATGAAGAAGGTTCTTTAATATACGAGGATGCAAATACAttagaaaaagttttaatggATAAGGTAAAAGAGTTAGGTCCTTTACCTGAACCAATTAAACCTAAATCAACAGCTTCTACGCCTACTAGGAACGTCGG GAGACCAAAGAAGGTAGTACCGttacatttacaaaaattacgaACTATGTATGACACTATAAAAGATTACCATGATGCGAAAGGAAGACAATTGtctcttatttttatgaaactgccaaataaaaatgaataccCAGATTATTATGAAGTTATTAAACAACCAATGAACATGGAAAAAATAGCAtcaactttaaaaaataatggataTGACAATCTGGATGAATTGGTGtcagattttatattaatgtttGATAATGCTTGCAAATACAATGAACCTGATTCTCAAATATATAAG gATGCTTTAATTCTTCAACGACTAGTATTACAAACTAAATTACAATTGagcgaagatgaagaaagtgTACCAGACGTATCGGCGGCAATTCAAGAAATATTAGCTACAATATTTACGGCTCTTTATAATCATCAAGATGAAGAAGGAAGGTGTTATTCGGATTCTATGGCCGAACTTCCAGAACATGATATTATAGAGGGAAAGAA AATACGTGGTTTATCAttggatttaattaaaagaagattagATAGAGGCGTTTATAAAAGATTAGATCGATTTCAAGAAGATGTATTCATATGTTTAGAGCGAGCACGAAGACTCTCACGTACAGATTCTCAACCTTTTGAGGATAGCGTGGAATTGCAAGCATTTTTTCTACGCACACGTGATGAAATAACACGTGGAGGAGATTTGTTACATTCCCCTGCATTAAACTATACACTTCTTGATCTTTCTGCGCAAGTAGCAGAATTGAAACGTGTGAAACACCAACAAGAATTAACTATGCCTAATGAAGATGAAAGTTGTGACGGGAATGAAACTAAA gATTCTGAAACAAATACCAATACAGAGGGTAATCATAATGATGGTGGAGGATCTATGAGTTTCAATCAAGAAGTATACAGAGCTGGTGATTTTGCTTATATAGAACCAACTGAAAGAGGCATGGAATATAGCGTGGTATTAATAGAACGTCTTTGGACCAATACAGAAGGACAACAAATGTTGTATGGAAATTTATTCTACAGGCCAAGTGAAACTTACCATGTTGCATCTAGAAAATTTCttgataaagaattatttaaaagcgATGCTCATGTTGCAGTACCATTAATTAAAGTTGCAGGCAGATGTTGCGTTTTAAGtgtaaaagattattttagaATGCAGCCAGAAGGATTTTTGGAAAAGGACGTATACGTATGCGAATCTAGATATTCTACAAAAGCAAgagcttttaaaaaaattaaagtatgGAATTTTGATCCAGATCATTTAAAGTTAATTCCGCGAGAAAAACCTTTAGAACCGAAACGTGTTATTTCCGtgtataaagaaagattagaaaaacataaagaagaaattgctGAAttagaagagggagagaaattaacagaaaaagaaaggccT AATGTGATATTATACAATTCAGATGATACTGAAAATACATACTATGAACAATATAATACGTGTGCCGGATCTGTGAAAACTGGAGATTTTGTTTATGTAGCAACAGATGGTGGCAGACAACAAATAGCTCAAATTGATGCAATTTGGGCAACGAAAGA tggaaaatgttattttaaagGTCCTTGGTTATTAATGCCAGGAGAAGTTCCACATGCGCCtactaaattattttataagcaaGAATTATTCCTATCTACAGTCGATGGTACCCACCCTATTGTTGCAATTGTTGGAAAATGTGCCGTCCTCGATTATGGAGAATATATATgca gtCGACCAACAGAAATTCCAgaagatgatatatatatttgtgaatcTCTTTAtgatgaaagtaaaaatttaatgaaaaaattaaatcaagaaggattaaaaaaatttaatcatagTGCTACCGTTACAgaagatgaaatttatttcttccggAGACCAATTAATCCTGCTAAA GAAGCATCGCCATTGTTACCGAAGCTGGAACCTGATGTACTAGGCATGGGAGTAGGATTAGGAGTgggagtaggagtaggagttGGGGAGGACAGCATGGATGCTGGTGGTCCACCGTCCGTTGGATCTACTGAAGCTCAACCGGTGCTCTCCAATACTCAAACACCTGTGTCGTCTAAAAAG AAAACGGCGGGTAAGAAATTAGTTACGggctatattttatattcgagtAAAATGCGAACGCAGATTACGCAAAACAATCCCGAATCATCCTTTGGAGAGATTAGCAGAATTGTTGGCAATGAG TGGAGAAAATTACCAGCAGGAGAGAAACAAGCTTGGGAAGAAAGAGCTATTAAAATGAACGAAGATGGAGGACAGTTAAAAGGAACATCTATTTCAGTTGGAACAAATGCTTTACAAGATGTAGTGTATGAATGTTGTTGGGACAATTGTGATTGGCAATTTGAAGATATGACTGATTGTATTGATCATTGTATTGCTGAACAAAATGGACATGTACAATCATCTTTTACAAATGCTGCTCCTG ATGTTGATTTTCAATGTCAATGGCGTGGTTGTGGTCGTACTAAAAAATCTGTACCACCATTTCCGAGTGTACAGAGACTTGCAAGACATGTTAAAGAGGTGCATATTCTTAAAGCAAATGGACGTATCATCCCACCGTCTGAAAGGAGCAA AAACTACATGGCTTCGAAAGGCCCTACGATACTCCCACCAATGGAAACAG AAACATCAGCTGCAGCAACACAAACCAGTAATATACCAGCTATTAAACAGCCTGAACCAATATTTGTTGCTGTGCCTCCAAGACCGAGTAGAGTATTACATTCGGATGCATATTTACG GTATATCGAAGGATTAAATGTAGAAAACCGGTACATATCAAATTGGGATAAACAAATGAATGCTACTCCTGAAAATACCCAAATTCctgatataacaaaattaccTGCTGAATGGTTGGGCAATGGTGTGGGCAACCATGGAAATGTGGTGAATGCCTTATGGACACTCAGAAATATGATGATGCGGGATGTGTTAGCTATCAATAAAACTTTATAG